From Medicago truncatula cultivar Jemalong A17 chromosome 7, MtrunA17r5.0-ANR, whole genome shotgun sequence, a single genomic window includes:
- the LOC25497937 gene encoding ABC transporter B family member 26, chloroplastic isoform X1 yields the protein MSSSYYFSISNSLPFPHSINNNNKPQTHSVLFSKIIKKSLITRCTSSSSSSSTFHNILPKRLAFAASTLPGGDWWTLPKHPEEDRAEPMPALLALRRMWELVADQRWVALVAFVSLVLAALSEITMPSILAASIFSAQSGETVAFSRNAMFLVLLCFTSGICSGLRSGCFGILNVTLVKRLREHLYTAILFQDISYFDKEKVGTLTSRLAADCQRLSHVIGNDLQLILRNTLQGSGAIINLLALSWPLALSALMICSVLSAIFMVYGRYQRKAAKLTQDFTACANDVAQETLSSIRTVRVYGTGKQEFERYDQWLQKLAFISGRESVGNGLWNLSFSTLYRSTQIFAVLLGGMSVLSCSVTVEQLTKYVLYCEWLIYATWRVTNSLSSLLQSIGASEQIFQLMNLLPCDQFLTKGIKLQKLMGDVQFVNVSFHYPARSMMPVLEHLNFSIKANQVIAIVGLSGSGKSTLINLLLRLYEPSSGQISVDGIPLKELDIRWLRQNIGYVSQEPHIFNMDIKSNIKYGCPRNISQEDIKQAAKLAYAHDFISSLPNGYETLVDGNALSGGQKQRIAIARAILRDPVIMILDEPTSALDSESEHYIKEVLFTLKDEAKSRTIVIIAHRLSTVKAADRIIVMDNGRIIETGNHEELIVKNGLYAKLNKIQADILT from the exons ATGTCTTCGTCCTACTACTTCTCCATTTCAAATTCACTTCCTTTCCCACactccatcaacaacaataacaaacccCAAACCCACTCTGTTCTCTTCTCCAAAATCATAAAGAAGAGCCTTATAACCCGTtgcacttcttcttcttcttcttcttctaccttCCACAACATTCTCCCCAAACGGCTTGCATTCGCTGCCTCAACTTTACCCGGTGGCGATTGGTGGACGCTACCCAAACATCCGGAAGAAGACCGTGCTGAACCCATGCCCGCATTGCTTGCTCTCCGACGAATGTGGGAGCTGGTTGCCGATCAGCGATGGGTTGCACTTGTGGCGTTCGTCTCTCTTGTCTTAGCTGCT CTTTCAGAAATCACCATGCCAAGTATATTAGCAGCATCAATATTTTCAGCACAGAGTGGTGAGACCGTGGCATTCTCTAGGAATGCAATGTTTTTGGTTCTTCTATGTTTCACTTCAGGGATATGCAG TGGTTTGCGAAGTGGTTGCTTTGGAATTTTGAATGTAACCTTG GTAAAGCGTCTCCGAGAACACTTGTATACAGCCATTCTTTTTCAG GACATATCCtattttgataaagaaaaagtTGGTACCTTGACAAGCAGGCTTGCAGCAGATTGTCAACGGCTTTCGCATGTTATAGGAAATGATCTTCAGTTGATATTACGCAACACTTTGCAG GGATCAGGAGCAATAATTAATTTACTGGCTTTATCTTGGCCTCTAGCATTATCCGCATTGATGATTTGTTCTGTGTTATCTGCAATTTTCATGGTTTATGGCAG gtATCAAAGAAAAGCCGCAAAGTTAACCCAAGATTTCACAGCTTGTGCCAACGAC GTAGCTCAGGAGACACTTTCTTCGATAAGAACTGTCCGAGTGTATGGAACCGGAAAACAAGAATTTGAAAg gtacgatcagTGGCTACAGAAATTAGCATTTATTAGCGGTAGAGAGAGCGTGGGTAATGGTTTATGGAACCTGAGCTTTAGTACCCTTTACCGGTCAACTCAG ATATTTGCAGTGCTTTTAGGAGGAATGTCTGTTCTCAGTTGTAGTGTCACTGTTGAGCAACTTACTAAGTATGTATTATACTGTGAGTGGTTGATCTATGCTACTTGGAGGGTGACAAACAGCTTATCATCATTACTGCAGTCCATTGGAGCATCGGAACAAATTTTCCAGTTGATGAATCTTTTGCCCTGTGACCAGTTCTTAACCAAAG GAATTAAGTTGCAGAAGTTAATGGGCGATGTTCAGTTTGTAAATGTATCATTTCATTATCCTGCAAGGAGTATG ATGCCTGTTCTAGAACACTTAAACTTCTCTATAAAAGCAAATCAAGTCATTGCCATT GTTGGTCTTAGTGGAAGTGGAAAGAGCACATTAATCAACCTTTTACTTCGTCTCTATGAGCCTAGTAGCGGTCAG ATATCTGTTGATGGTATCCCTCTAAAGGAGTTGGATATCAGGTGGCTAAGGCAGAACATCGGATATGTTTCACAG GAACCCCATATCTTCAACATGGACATAAAGTCAAACATAAAATATGGCTGTCCTAGGAACATAAGTCAAGAAGATATTAAACAGGCAGCAAAACTGGCTTATGCCCATGACTTTATTTCTTCACTACCTAATGGCTATGAAACCCTTGTTGATGGTAATGCCCTTAGCGGAGGACAAAAGCAGCGAATTGCCATTGCCAGGGCCATTCTTAGGGACCCAGTTATTATGATTCTTGACGAACCAACCAGTGCCTTGGATTCTGAAAGTGAACATTACATCAAG GAGGTATTGTTTACATTAAAAGACGAAGCTAAATCAAGAACCATCGTTATCATAGCACATAG GCTTTCTACTGTAAAAGCTGCTGACAGGATCATTGTTATGGATAATGGTCGCATTATCGAG aCGGGTAACCATGAAGAACTTATAGTAAAAAATGGGCTCTATGcgaagttaaataaaattcaagcAGATATTTTAACTTGA
- the LOC25497937 gene encoding ABC transporter B family member 26, chloroplastic isoform X2, whose product MSSSYYFSISNSLPFPHSINNNNKPQTHSVLFSKIIKKSLITRCTSSSSSSSTFHNILPKRLAFAASTLPGGDWWTLPKHPEEDRAEPMPALLALRRMWELVADQRWVALVAFVSLVLAAVKRLREHLYTAILFQDISYFDKEKVGTLTSRLAADCQRLSHVIGNDLQLILRNTLQGSGAIINLLALSWPLALSALMICSVLSAIFMVYGRYQRKAAKLTQDFTACANDVAQETLSSIRTVRVYGTGKQEFERYDQWLQKLAFISGRESVGNGLWNLSFSTLYRSTQIFAVLLGGMSVLSCSVTVEQLTKYVLYCEWLIYATWRVTNSLSSLLQSIGASEQIFQLMNLLPCDQFLTKGIKLQKLMGDVQFVNVSFHYPARSMMPVLEHLNFSIKANQVIAIVGLSGSGKSTLINLLLRLYEPSSGQISVDGIPLKELDIRWLRQNIGYVSQEPHIFNMDIKSNIKYGCPRNISQEDIKQAAKLAYAHDFISSLPNGYETLVDGNALSGGQKQRIAIARAILRDPVIMILDEPTSALDSESEHYIKEVLFTLKDEAKSRTIVIIAHRLSTVKAADRIIVMDNGRIIETGNHEELIVKNGLYAKLNKIQADILT is encoded by the exons ATGTCTTCGTCCTACTACTTCTCCATTTCAAATTCACTTCCTTTCCCACactccatcaacaacaataacaaacccCAAACCCACTCTGTTCTCTTCTCCAAAATCATAAAGAAGAGCCTTATAACCCGTtgcacttcttcttcttcttcttcttctaccttCCACAACATTCTCCCCAAACGGCTTGCATTCGCTGCCTCAACTTTACCCGGTGGCGATTGGTGGACGCTACCCAAACATCCGGAAGAAGACCGTGCTGAACCCATGCCCGCATTGCTTGCTCTCCGACGAATGTGGGAGCTGGTTGCCGATCAGCGATGGGTTGCACTTGTGGCGTTCGTCTCTCTTGTCTTAGCTGCT GTAAAGCGTCTCCGAGAACACTTGTATACAGCCATTCTTTTTCAG GACATATCCtattttgataaagaaaaagtTGGTACCTTGACAAGCAGGCTTGCAGCAGATTGTCAACGGCTTTCGCATGTTATAGGAAATGATCTTCAGTTGATATTACGCAACACTTTGCAG GGATCAGGAGCAATAATTAATTTACTGGCTTTATCTTGGCCTCTAGCATTATCCGCATTGATGATTTGTTCTGTGTTATCTGCAATTTTCATGGTTTATGGCAG gtATCAAAGAAAAGCCGCAAAGTTAACCCAAGATTTCACAGCTTGTGCCAACGAC GTAGCTCAGGAGACACTTTCTTCGATAAGAACTGTCCGAGTGTATGGAACCGGAAAACAAGAATTTGAAAg gtacgatcagTGGCTACAGAAATTAGCATTTATTAGCGGTAGAGAGAGCGTGGGTAATGGTTTATGGAACCTGAGCTTTAGTACCCTTTACCGGTCAACTCAG ATATTTGCAGTGCTTTTAGGAGGAATGTCTGTTCTCAGTTGTAGTGTCACTGTTGAGCAACTTACTAAGTATGTATTATACTGTGAGTGGTTGATCTATGCTACTTGGAGGGTGACAAACAGCTTATCATCATTACTGCAGTCCATTGGAGCATCGGAACAAATTTTCCAGTTGATGAATCTTTTGCCCTGTGACCAGTTCTTAACCAAAG GAATTAAGTTGCAGAAGTTAATGGGCGATGTTCAGTTTGTAAATGTATCATTTCATTATCCTGCAAGGAGTATG ATGCCTGTTCTAGAACACTTAAACTTCTCTATAAAAGCAAATCAAGTCATTGCCATT GTTGGTCTTAGTGGAAGTGGAAAGAGCACATTAATCAACCTTTTACTTCGTCTCTATGAGCCTAGTAGCGGTCAG ATATCTGTTGATGGTATCCCTCTAAAGGAGTTGGATATCAGGTGGCTAAGGCAGAACATCGGATATGTTTCACAG GAACCCCATATCTTCAACATGGACATAAAGTCAAACATAAAATATGGCTGTCCTAGGAACATAAGTCAAGAAGATATTAAACAGGCAGCAAAACTGGCTTATGCCCATGACTTTATTTCTTCACTACCTAATGGCTATGAAACCCTTGTTGATGGTAATGCCCTTAGCGGAGGACAAAAGCAGCGAATTGCCATTGCCAGGGCCATTCTTAGGGACCCAGTTATTATGATTCTTGACGAACCAACCAGTGCCTTGGATTCTGAAAGTGAACATTACATCAAG GAGGTATTGTTTACATTAAAAGACGAAGCTAAATCAAGAACCATCGTTATCATAGCACATAG GCTTTCTACTGTAAAAGCTGCTGACAGGATCATTGTTATGGATAATGGTCGCATTATCGAG aCGGGTAACCATGAAGAACTTATAGTAAAAAATGGGCTCTATGcgaagttaaataaaattcaagcAGATATTTTAACTTGA
- the LOC25497939 gene encoding F-box/LRR-repeat protein 2, with protein MENSLYDELLQEIFQKLPSSSFSSISLVSKRWLHLYRSSKTSLSLRFNNQHLSSFISFLNQHPSLSSLSLILLSSSPSTTPLLLSVISSSKLLSLKFLAAPLPLSSITSLSNSCTKLTSLSITLSRPIFLNWVLLFPCLKHLSVVFCSSEEVNFQNCVFESDDFDKELGLESLCFENIRGDDWGIGWLWKRCRNLKKLKLLSCQGIGGSYSCFVQCLQGIQQIELKTCRSVVDGVLLNLAQHCNSLESLLVHDGGSREGLLHFFSNCSSNNLHKLDFRLPMDLENNHLFAIAMTTNFRGLSSIRLQSCCLVTGEGLKVLSVALSNGLEELALINCDVVEREKGLLATLGQHLRQLKKLDLSHNEMLFDKDFISMLVSCIHLVDLKVRGCKGLTNLALVTMVRSCKRLENVDVMHCLGIESMAIELFVKNCSHLRRLEVEGSKLSDATKLWASNKFIELVL; from the coding sequence ATGGAAAATAGCTTATACGATGAACTATTACAAGAAATATTCCAAAAActtccatcttcttctttctcttcaatcTCTCTTGTTTCAAAACGGTGGCTTCATCTCTACCGTTCATCAAAAACCTCTCTTTCTCTTCGTTTCAACAATCAACACCTTTCTTCCTTCATCTCTTTCCTCAATCAAcacccttctctctcttctctctctctcatccttctctcatcatcaccatcaacaacacCTCTTCTTCTCTCTGTTATTTCCTCTTCTAAGCTTCTCTCTCTCAAATTCTTGGCTGCtcctcttcctctctcttcCATCACTTCTCTCTCAAACTCTTGTACCAAGTTGACCTCTCTTTCTATAACTCTCTCAAGACCAATTTTTCTCAACTGGGTTTTGCTTTTTCCTTGCTTGAAACATCTCTCAGTTGTTTTTTGTTCTTCTGAGGAGGTGAATTTCCAAAATTGTGTTTTTGAAAGTGATGATTTTGATAAGGAATTGGGTTTGGAAAGTCTTTGTTTTGAGAATATTCGCGGAGATGATTGGGGAATTGGTTGGCTATGGAAGAGATGCAGAAACCTTAAGAAATTGAAGCTTCTTAGTTGTCAAGGAATTGGTGGTTCTTACTCTTGTTTTGTTCAATGTTTGCAGGGTATTCAACAAATTGAGCTCAAGACTTGTAGAAGCGTGGTTGATGGAGTTTTGTTGAACCTTGCACAACATTGTAACTCATTGGAATCACTTTTGGTTCATGATGGTGGTAGCAGAGAGGGTTTGCtacatttcttttcaaattgtAGTTCTAATAATTTGCATAAACTCGATTTTCGTTTACCTATGGACCTTGAAAACAATCATCTATTTGCTATTGCTATGACTACAAATTTTCGAGGCCTTTCGAGTATTAGGCTTCAAAGTTGTTGTCTTGTAACTGGTGAAGGGCTTAAGGTTCTAAGTGTAGCATTGAGTAATGGTCTTGAAGAATTGGCACTCATAAACTGTGATGTTGTTGAAAGGGAAAAAGGTTTGCTTGCTACTTTAGGGCAACATTTGAGGCAATTGAAGAAACTTGATTTGTCTCATAATGAAATGTTGTTTGATAAGGATTTTATTTCAATGTTGGTTTCATGTATTCATTTGGTTGATTTGAAGGTTAGAGGGTGTAAAGGGCTTACTAATTTGGCATTGGTTACCATGGTTAGGAGTTGCAAGAGACTTGAAAATGTTGATGTTATGCATTGTTTGGGGATAGAATCTATGGCTATTGAACTCTTTGTTAAGAATTGTTCACATTTGAGAAGATTGGAAGTTGAAGGAAGCAAACTCTCTGATGCTACAAAATTGTGGGCATCGAATAAATTTATTGAACTTGTTCTCTAA